In the genome of Pempheris klunzingeri isolate RE-2024b chromosome 11, fPemKlu1.hap1, whole genome shotgun sequence, one region contains:
- the LOC139210155 gene encoding polymeric immunoglobulin receptor-like: MNAPHALLLCLLSGAVCAVPTFTKTEGDTLVFGCVFGPPPGSRFFTKRESDKDKVLIETSDLDSQSGRYGVKYDAEIDLFYVSISQLSSSDSGRYRCGLGNASLSESQREFEVRVTDAMCDVRTDPGVTVCAEPEGGSVRVRCSFPSAEFFTLFFCKDQCKRQDVLIQTDELQGQSGRYGIEHGRVGVFYVTIANLTKSDSGVYRCGVDLLSSPNPCLAVELKVTGAREPTAHSLIPSSGSCTASPPVPAVPTDAAPGVEPADEGFERQQCARGAVCAVPTFTKTEGETLEFGCFFGPPPGSRFFTKRESDKDKVLIETSDLDAQNGKYGIKYDAEIDLFYVSISQLSSSNSGRYRCGLGNASLSESQREFEVRVTDAMCDMRTDPGVTGCAEPEGGSVRVRCSFSPAEFFTLFFCKDQCKRQDVLIQTKELQGWSGRYGIERKTSGVFYVTIANLTKSDSGVYRCGLDLLSSPNPCLAVELKVTGAREPTAHSLIPSSGSCTAFPPVPAVPVMPTSAARSIAPTVKGSVEQQQSESSGRVGHTVAVVVCVAVVLLVAILLILYKKTGVRSCRGTNPKESSTSEDVEQVELRGVERVDESVQDIELCSSSQTDRIHEADQQASAPELLQPHSE, from the exons ATGAATGCCCCCCatgctctgctcctctgcttaCTATCAG GGGCTGTGTGTGCCGTCCCCACCTTTACAAAAACCGAAGGAGACACTTTAGTGTTTGGCTGCGTCTTTGGGCCCCCCCCAGGCAGCAGATTCTTCACAAAGAGAGAATCCGACAAAGACAAAGTTCTGATTGAGACCAGTGACCTGGACTCTCAGAGCGGCAGATACGGCGTTAAATATGACGCAGAGATCGATCTCTTCTACGTGAGCATCTCCCAGCTGAGCTCGTCTGACTCCGGCCGCTACAGGTGTGGTTTGGGCAACGCTTCGCTGTCAGAGTCACAGCGGGAGTTTGAAGTCAGAGTCACAGATG CGATGTGTGATGTGAGAACTGATCCTGGAGTCACCGTCTGTGCTGAGCCCGAAGGAGGAAGCGTCAGAGTCAGATGTTCTTTCCCTTCCGCTGAGTTCTTCACCTTGTTCTTCTGTAAGGACCAGTGCAAAAGACAAGATGTTCTCATTCAAACTGACGAGTTGCAAGGGCAGAGCGGCAGATACGGGATTGAACACGGGAGGGTCGGAGTGTTTTACGTGACCATCGCAAACCTGACCAAGTCTGACTCAGGCGTGTACAGGTGTGGAGTGGACCTGCTCTCCTCACCAAACCCATGCCTGGCGGTGGAGCTCAAAGTGACTGGTG CCCGAGAACCAACAGCACACAGTTTGATCCCCAGTTCAGGAAGCTGCACGGCGTCCCCTCCGGTCCCTGCTGTGCCTACAGATGCAG CTCCAGGCGTCGAGCCAGCGGACGAAGGCTTTGAGCGGCAGCAGTGTGCGAGGG GGGCTGTGTGTGCCGTCCCCACCTTTACAAAAACCGAAGGAGAAACTTTAGAGTTTGGCTGCTTCTTTGGGCCCCCCCCAGGCAGCAGATTCTTCACAAAGAGAGAATCCGACAAAGACAAAGTTCTGATTGAGACCAGTGACCTGGACGCTCAGAACGGCAAATACGGCATTAAATACGACGCAGAGATCGATCTCTTCTACGTGAGCATCTCCCAGCTGAGCTCTTCTAACTCCGGCCGCTACAGGTGTGGTTTGGGCAACGCTTCGCTGTCAGAGTCACAGCGGGAGTTTGAAGTCAGAGTCACAGATG CGATGTGTGACATGAGAACTGATCCTGGAGTCACCGGCTGTGCTGAGCCCGAAGGAGGAAGCGTCAGAGTCAGAtgttctttctctcctgctgagTTCTTCACCTTGTTCTTCTGTAAGGACCAGTGCAAAAGACAAGATGTTCTCATTCAAACCAAGGAGTTGCAAGGGTGGAGCGGCCGATACGGGATTGAACGTAAGACGAGTGGAGTGTTTTACGTGACCATCGCAAACCTGACCAAGTCTGACTCAGGCGTGTACAGGTGTGGATTGGACCTGCTCTCCTCACCAAACCCATGCCTGGCGGTGGAGCTCAAAGTGACTGGTG CCCGAGAACCAACAGCACACAGTTTGATCCCCAGTTCAGGAAGCTGCACGGCGTTCCCTCCGGTCCCTGCTGTGCCTGTTATGCCTACAAGTGCAG CTCGAAGCATCGCCCCGACTGTCAAAGGATctgttgagcagcagcagtctgagtCATCGGGACGTGTTG GTCACACCGTTGCAGTGGTTGTTTGTGTGGCTGTTGTGCTGCTGGTTGCGATCCTGCTGATTCTCTATAAAAAGACGGGAGTAAGGAGTTGTCGTG GAACAAACCCCAAAGAATCCTCCACCAGTGAAGACGTCGAG CAGGTGGAGCTCAGAGGGGTCGAAAGGGTGGATGAAAG